One segment of Solanum stenotomum isolate F172 chromosome 1, ASM1918654v1, whole genome shotgun sequence DNA contains the following:
- the LOC125847668 gene encoding uncharacterized protein LOC125847668 produces the protein MMSSNYTAIDSQNVSGSVPAAADPPGQVAVKFTESNLQTFPPSSSQGKISGASGPPRDADDSFSKPVSGSDEPQQSGWFRAFTIAAYKPYFDVDTSDVLERIKDSLLPFTGSFSEKTADKPDLYGPFWICSTLVFVAASIGTFITYIAHKLQNKEWNYDINLVTWSAGLFYGYSTIVPLCLFLVLKYFSAPSGLVQLLCLYGYSLFVFIPALCLSLVPWEIVRWVVAGVAGFMSATFVALNLKHHIASAGERWFLIVAAIFLLQLALALVLRVYLFNVTV, from the exons ATGATGTCCAGCAATTACACCGCAATTGATAGTCAGAATGTTTCAGGATCCGTTCCT GCAGCTGCAGATCCACCTGGTCAAGTTGCCGTCAAATTCACTG AGTCGAATTTGCAGACATTTCCACCTTCCAGTTCCCAGGGGAAAATCTCTGGTGCTTCTGGACCTCCACGTGATGCTGATG ATTCATTCTCTAAACCAGTATCTGGTTCTGATGAGCCCCAGCAGAGTGGTTGGTTTCGCGCTTTCACTATTGCTGCTTATAAGCCCTATTTTGATGTTGATACCTCTGATGTTCTTGAGAGGATAAAAGATTCACTCCTTCCTTTCACGGGGTCCTTTTCGGAGAAGACTGCCGATAAGCCAGACTT gtaTGGCCCGTTCTGGATATGCAGTACCTTGGTTTTCGTTGCGGCTTCCATTGGTACATTTATCACCTATATAGCACACAAGCTACAGAACAAGGAGTGGAACTATGACATCAACCTTGTCACTTGGTCCGCGGGATTATTCTATGGTTATTCCACTATAGTTCCTCTTTGCTTGTTTCTAGTCCTCAAGTACTTCTCTGCCCCATCTGGCCTCGTTCAGCTGCTGTGCCTTTATGGCTATTCCCTTTTTGTCTTCATTCCAGCATTG TGTCTGTCTCTTGTTCCCTGGGAGATAGTGAGATGGGTGGTTGCTGGTGTAGCTGGCTTCATGTCTGCCACATTTGTTGCTCTTAATCTGAAACACCACATAGCATCGGCTGGCGAAAGGTGGTTCCTCATTGTGGCTGCTATCTTCCTGTTGCAACTTGCTCTTGCTTTGGTACTGAGGGTTTACTTATTCAACGTTACAGTATAG
- the LOC125848799 gene encoding peroxisomal adenine nucleotide carrier 1-like gives MSADLESISEATSGAIGALVSTTILYPLDTCKAKYQAEVQAHGLRKYSNLSDVLVEAISKGKILSLYQGLGTKNLQSFIAQFVYFYGYSYFKRLYLEKSGSKSIGTTANLLIAAAAGACTAITTQPLDTASSRMQTSAFGKSKSLWKTLTEGSWSEAFDGLGISLLLTSNPAIQYTVFDQLKQRLLKDKEKTTEKGTSSPVVLSAFSAFVLGALSKSIATVLTYPAIRCKVMIQAADNDEDKKAEPKSSKTISGVICSIWKKEGFLGFFKGLHAQILKTVLSSALLLMIKEKISATTWVLILSLRRFLLLRQRKLKSA, from the exons ATGTCAGCTGATCTGGAATCTATATCAGAAGCGACTTCTGGAGCCATTGGAGCTCTAGTTAGCACTACTATCTTGTATCCTCTTGACACCTGCAAAGCTAAGTACCAAGCAGAGGTTCAAGCTCATGGTCTCCGTAAATACAg TAATCTCTCTGATGTTCTGGTGGAGGCAATATCAAAAGGTAAGATACTATCACTGTACCAAGGTCTGGGAACCAAGAACTTGCAATCTTTCATTGCGCAGTTTGTGTATTTCTATGGATATAGCTACTTTAAGAGACTCTATTTGGAGAAAAGTGGTTCCAAATCCATTGGAACAACAGCCAATTTGCTAATTGCAGCTGCAGCTGGCGCTTGTACAGCCATAACAACTCAG CCACTGGATACTGCTTCCTCAAGGATGCAGACAAGTGCATTTGGGAAATCAAAAAGCCTTTGGAAAACACTTACAGAAGGTAGTTGGAGTGAAGCATTTGATGGCCTTGGGATTTCTTTACTATTGACATCCAACCCTGCCATTCAG TATACAGTTTTTGATCAACTTAAACAACGATTGCTGAAAGATAAAGAGAAGACAACAGAGAAAGGCACATCATCGCCTGTTGTACTTTCTGCATTCTCTGCTTTTGTATTAGGTGCACTGTCAAAGAGCATAGCCACTGTTCTAACCTATCCAGCGATCAG GTGTAAGGTGATGATTCAAGCAGCAGACAATGACGAGGATAAGAAGGCTGAACCTAAATCAAGTAAGACAATCAGTGGTGTCATATGCTCTATCTGGAAAAAAGAAGGATTCTTGGGTTTCTTCAAGGGATTACATGCTCAAATCCTCAAAACAGTGTTAAGCTCTGCATTGCTTCTAATGATCAAGGAAAAGATCTCTGCCACAACTTGGGTCCTCATACTTTCACTTAGGAGATTTCTGCTGCTCAGGCAGAGAAAGCTAAAAAGTGCTTAA
- the LOC125872384 gene encoding serine--tRNA ligase, with amino-acid sequence MLDINLFREDKGHNPEIIRESQRRRFADVDLVDQVIQLDKEWRQRQFEVDNLRKDFNKINKEVAKLKISGEDASQKIKDTAENKQLTAKKEAEVQEARAALYSKLEIIGNLVHDSVPVSNDEANNAVVRTWGERRTEKGLKNHVDLVEALGIADITKGANVAGGRGYYLKGDGVRLNQALINFALDFLEKRKYTPLQTPFFMRKDIMAKCAQLAQFDEELYKVTGEGDDKYLIATAEQPLCAYHLDDWIHPSQLPLRYAGYSSCFRKEAGSHGRDTLGIFRVHQFEKVEQFCLTSPNGNDSWDMHEEMIKNSEEFFQQLNIPYQIVAIVSGALNDAAAKKYDLEGWYPASSAYRELVSCSNCTDYQSRKLEIRFGQKKGNEQAKQYVHLLNSTLTATERTMCCILENNQREDGVEIPEVLRPYMGGKTFMPFQAPPAKEAKGKKSKA; translated from the exons ATGTTGGACATAAATCTGTTCAGAGAAGACAAGGGACACAATCCCGAAATCATTCGTGAATCCCAGCGTCGTCGGTTTGCTGATGTCGATCTTGTCGATCAGGTCATCCAACTTGACAAAGAATGGCGTCAGC GCCAGTTTGAGGTTGATAACTTGCGGAAAGATTTCAACAAGATCAACAAAGAAGTTGCCAAGCTCAAAATT TCTGGTGAGGATGCAAGTCAAAAAATTAAGGACACTGCAGAGAACAAGCAACTAACTGCAAAGAAAGAGGCAGAAGTACAAGAGGCTCGAGCCGCTTTATATTCAAAGCTGGAAATCATTGGTAACCTTGTGCATGATTCAGTACCAGTTAGTAATGATGAG GCAAATAATGCTGTAGTTCGAACATGGGGAGAGAGGCGGACTGAGAAGGGTCTTAAAAACCATGTTGATCTCGTGGAAGCTCTTGGAATTGCAGACATAACCAAGG gtGCAAATGTTGCTGGAGGAAGAGGTTACTATCTGAAAGGGGATGGTGTACGTCTTAACCAAGCATTAATTAATTTTGCTCTTGATTTCCTAGAGAAGAGGAAATATACGCCATTGCAGACTCCGTTCTTCATGAGGAAAGATATCATGGCAAAGTGTGCTCAGTTAGCTCAGTTTGATGAAGAACTCTACAAG gTCACTGGTGAAGGAGATGACAAATATCTGATTGCCACTGCTGAACAACCTCTGTGTGCTTATCATTTGGATGACTGGATTCATCCTTCACAGCTTCCGTTAAG GTATGCTGGATACTCGTCATGCTTCCGCAAGGAAGCTGGTTCACATGGCCGCGACACACTTGGAATTTTTAGAGTCCATCAGTTTGAGAAAGTGGAACAGTTTTGTTTAACCAGTCCAAATGGCAATGACTCGTGGGACATGCATGAAGAGATGATTAAGAACTCAGAGGAATTCTTTCAGCAG CTAAACATTCCTTACCAAATTGTGGCTATTGTTTCTGGCGCACTGAATGATGCAGCAGCAAAGAAGTATGATCTGGAAGGGTGGTACCCTGCATCATCAGCTTATAGAGAGCTTGTGTCTTGCTCAAACTGCACAGACTATCAGTCGAGGAAATTGGAAATTCGGTTTGGACAGAAAAAG GGTAATGAGCAAGCGAAGCAGTATGTGCATTTATTGAACTCCACCCTTACAGCGACAGAGAGGACTATGTGCTGTATACTTGAGAACAACCAGAGGGAGGATGGAGTTGAAATTCCTGAGGTTCTACGACCATACATGGGTGGGAAGACATTCATGCCTTTCCAGGCCCCTCCAGCAAAAGAAGCTAAAGGAAAGAAGTCAAAGGCATGA